One Lytechinus pictus isolate F3 Inbred chromosome 11, Lp3.0, whole genome shotgun sequence genomic window, tgagtaatttgatgattagacttttgcctaatcagcagacttcctcttaatcttttcattgtcTTTGCCAAAAATTttaaattatgctgtcaaatttcgcttacaaatttatttatttacctgaattattttgtttttcatttaaacttctttttacctttgaattttccttcataagtaaaaaataacactttttgtcaacccattcaagtaagaagatttgcattattaattgggagaatttgTAATTGTTCTAATCCCGTTATtgtgtgaaacaaattatgttatggtacctataaaagacatgaatcctattttcaaggggttattgaattCTTCACCAAgtttatgtgcttgacaggacaaacaggaaaggattcatgtctttcaacgGCAATGATGTATTGAGTCAGttttgaaggagcaagataTCATGGATATGGCAGATcaggtaaaatgtattaaaaagttgtgaagccatcaagcaaaaatttccacttttttattaaaatatacaattttgtgattttgacatcatattcagaaaatgatatcatatttcactttctatgttttttgttattttcctttccacttttttttcttggtcatgatttttttttttttttttttttttttggggggggggggggagcaccccAAGCCCCCATCCATCAGTTTGCCCATGTTCAAAGGAACCATAACCTATAGCACACAATCAaaggatttgaagaaaaaaacacgctctcccatacttcggtttaaaaaaaattgttcttgcctaaagaaggaatattaaaagctaaaagagaacatattaaaaaggaacaacataacaattcaagcaaataagtagatttggaaatgaattttgaccgcataattcgaaaattatggcaaagataatgaacaggttaagaggaagtctgctgattagcaagaagtccaaccatcatatttaatattttatgccattttggcgcaagcctcctttttactcccagacaaaaacatcccgtgttcgctcaagcatgaacgaaactaaattattttaatggcatttgaaggatactacttcagagcacctattgacaccaaaatatagggatcataatttgaaacaaaatttgtatAGATTTTttaatctgtcccgttttttttttatacgcactgtatagttgaCTAGTAGCTGTTTACAAGTTGGGACGTGTTGAGGGCAGTCGATACACCCCTATAACATAGTCAACTAGTCCGGTGAATAGGCGCGATTCCGCTCATGTTTATTCATAACATCTCCTTGAAGTCGTGCGGTGATTTGCCAATTTCCACTGACTCACGTTTTTTTCCAGCAGCGATACAGGGAAATCccctaatactaataggaacACGTCACAAATTCCACAGAACGTAAATTCCACGTCGCTGGGTCGATTTCGCATGTACAAGTCAGTTGGTTACCATCCTGAGCAGACGACGGACgtgtattattttttgtcagACAGTGATTGAGCTTTATATTCAggattatttcacatttcaataTCAAGATGACTCTTGGGGAAACAGAGCTGCCATACCACGACATTGATGGTGATTTTATTGGGTGGGTTCAgaaattcatcaatattttcatgtttgattgTTGTATATTCTAGTGCGTTATTAACTTATTGTGTGTAGAGAATCTCTCGCTCGGCCTCGGTGGTGTGATTACCTTGTGATCTCATCGAATGCTGCAATACAATGCAAGGGAAACCCATTCTTTCGGGGTATTGCATCACTCGTTGAAATGGTTTCTCGGCGTGGTCTAACCAGTGAATTGTTATGACTTATGATCATGTGATTGTGAACCTAGTTATAGGCCACGGCCTCGTTTGGATGGGGAATTAAGTTTGCTAGGGTTTATGCCCCGTTTATGCATGTCAAAATGATGAAACAGTAAAAGTACATGCAGATCCGGGATGCAGATACTatatcaaatattcattttttatttcagatttttgtCAGCAGATTATATAATTATGCAGTATATGCCTGAATTTTTATATTCGTTATTTTATGCAATAGATAGACCCATTAAAGTTATATACTACcatgcactggcggatccaggggggggggggcaaagtcgccccccccccctgagaggCACAGTTAAGTGTGCcctcccttttgaaagtgaagactcttttcttgcttgtaatttttttgtgtggacgaaatgtcattattttaggttgaaaacctttttattattattttgtcagatttattaattttgttgcttgtcaaattcttcctcgggaaaatgtgcccccccccccggaaaatcctggatccgcccctgctaaCATGCTATCTCTAGTCGGAACCATGATCACTAGCAGTAAATGTGTACATCActtgctgattttatttttattttttacagctCGAAATCGAATTTCTTTTAGCTTATTTAGATTGAAACTATATGCATGCTTTGGAATTTTGACTGATAAATCTACATTGTGTATTGCGTTTAGTTTCACTTTAATCGGAAGTTTGATTACaattacaaatattgaaaagtaaaaaaggttTTCCGTCCGGATGTTTGATGTGACGTAGAAACGGGGTAGCGGCACTTTGCCCACCGCCTGCCACTGCCACGCGACTCGCCTAACCGCAATCCACATAGTTGACATGCCAATACATGCCTCTTTATCGTCTGATCCGATAGTAATGGTTTCATTTTCCATTACGTTTCCTGAACTTATAGTagtgtattgtattttttccatGGATTCTTAAGTCGGTTTTATCTCACTAATAATTGTGATAACtggattaaagaaaaaaaacataaaaataggCCCACTATAAAGTGAGGGGGGGAACTTTTCTGTGCGTAAAGCTGgtgtataataattataaagcaAAATAGAGTTTATGTGCGTATAATTCTGCGCAATTTTTAATGGGTAATTTATGTTCTCAAACAAGAAAATACCACTCAAAGCGATGTGAAATTTACTATACTATCATTCTACTTCTTGTAATTTTCCAGACGAGCAAAAGTAAACCTCTATTTAATTTAGAAGGTCCTATTGTCACTCTGTTGGGGAATAGTGATTTTCCACTGGAAGCCTAGCTATGCGGATATTAATTTCCAGTAAGGTTTGAAATTTGCGATTGTGTTTATGCTCATACCATGGATCCTAGCTACGTGCTCATACACTCGTGAGCCGTCTCTGCAACAcaaaagagagggaaaaataTTGGTGGAACGCTTTGTAACATATCGTACCATGTACCATTAAATTTACGTCATTGTCGTCATTGAACCATAAAACAACCCTGTCAGTGCTGAAAGTGGCATTTATATTATACTTTGTGTCTTTGTTTATTTTCCTCGGTTATTTTCCTACGTTCAGAGGACACTAAATCCTATTCATCATCGGGTTCATCATACTACCTTTACCTTTTGACTACCTCATAGTAGTATGCAGGAAATAACTAGTCATTGCCGGTTTTTGTAGCTCCCACCTCATATCACGTCCTATCGGCCCTTTTCTTCGTCTCAAATCTCAATAATCCCTTTTATGGCAAATGATAGCAACCACGAACAAAAATTAATGGTTATCCCACGCAAGTGTATATTCTCTAGGCTATCCCTGTGATAAGAATATGTAAAATCGTAATGTATTTCAATGTCTTAATCatcgttttatttgttttctttatagaCCCATTCTGGCGTCTTTCCTTATAGTatattacacagtaaaaataacaaagtttaaacatttttgtaattgttttaaCTTTTCAAACAACTTGTTGAAAAAGTATTAACAGTTGTTTAAAAtggtagttgttagagtgacgggttTAAACAACGTACTTAAATttcaaacagcgtttttacagtgtatatatagaCTTGTATTATGACATGGCCTCCATTATGGAAAGTGtgtcaaaatgattttttccttttttgattgggtgttttttattcattaattttgtttgatttttgtgtttttctttgttttgtgaTCATCAAGGAGTTGATATATCcctgggattttttttcttgaaaaggtGTTTGGTTACATAAATGTTTTTCAAACTTGTTTTTCAGTCCGTCAGCTTTTTTTTCTCAGTCCGTCATCATCATTCTTCGTTTTAATATGCCTTTATGACTAATTGATTATAATAATCATGccctttttgtttttctctttttttctatttcagagATGATGCGGTGATGGAAGCCGGTTATGCCTTGCGAGAGGTATTGATTCGAGCAAAGATGGAGAATAGATTAACCTGTGGGGTTTATCAAGCAGCAAGAAAACTAGAAACGTAAGTATAATTTATGTtggtgaataataataataatagatttaTTGATAACCACAATGCCTTTGAGAAGTTGAATTTCTATTGTAAAGATCAGATGACATTAAGACAAAAATAATGTGTTTCACCAGTctgtaaaacaatgataatcaAGAAAAGGTCAGATTGAATACTaagtttgaaaatttgtaaaaagttttGATTAAATGTGAAAAGTAGGCCGATACCTTGCTGGAGAACTAACATTCCCCACCctcaaaataatattattacatgcgtttgtatttttaaaatttattctgTATTAATTGTGTTTGTGGAGGGGGGGATGGGGGCatgcagttttatttttttttgtactatCGGACTTGACAAATCATTCCAAGCTAATAACACTTCATCGTTGTATACTATTCATAAGAAGCTAAATTTCTGGACCAGTTCTGAGACTGAGTACTTCTGCTTGAAATAGATTATTATttctaaaatgtatgtttttttttcttctttccaccCCACAGATCACCAGAGAGGGTAATGCTATGCATCCACGCAGACCTTGGTATCGTGGACGTGGCTCATCAGCTACACTTTGCTTTGTTAGAAGCATTCTGCAGTGAAAACCAGATCAGATTATTCAAGGTAAGAACTgttcaaaaatttatttttgtcatgtgattttttaatgctgtattaatgattttatgttatgtatttttgCTAGTTTCAAGACAGTTTAGTAAAACGTGGTAATCGTCTATCGGGGGTATATAAGTGaaagggaggaggggggggggggcaagtatAAAACTTGTCCGTTTCTAACGGTTCTTTGTTATTGGTCAATAGTCAATgccctgtataaaaaaaaatatacacataaTGCACAAAAGCGCAAATGTTGAAATTATACTGTTGGACATTGAACCCTGCAACCAAGAtaaccaaaaatatgatgacaatGAATTAGGGATAAACCTATCAAGAACCTTGCActttccagttaaaaccagaaACAAAGTGGAATTGGGTAAGAGAACACAAAATAATCATGGAACAATGACTGTGCAAATATCAGGATTGTTACACTTATCGTCGTAGAATGAATTAGGACATATAGAAGTTCAGATAACCATGATAACGTGCTATATGAGGAAGTTGCGAGTGGTTTGGTTTTCCCTTGTATTAGCTGGAATTTGAAGTACAGATAACCCTGATTTGATGCCGGTTGTTGAGGTCtccctgtgtgtgtgtgtttgagagagagagagagagagagagagagagatgagagaAGATGGAGGGGAGAATATTTTTATGTGATataatttaaatatttctttgttgATTATAAGTCATCTCATGGTTATGatcatcattttttaacaattttatgATCATGACGAAGTCGAATTATTATTTCTCTTCCACCAGTGCCACCTCTTTTCTTATGTGTAGACCCGACGTTACTTTCCTTTTCCACCATTTGTCTTGTGGAATGTAGAAGTAAACTTGGTCCACTTTGATCCAATTCCTCTTTCATCTTGTTGCTATTTCATTATTGTTCCAGCTTTCCTTTcgaataattcaattttactGTACCTGTGTCCTGGGCGGTTAATTCCAGATTTCCAAAGGCGGAAGAATGTCTTTGTTCGGTATCCATTCCTTTGCATACCTGTATTGTTTGCCTATATCTCGACTTCGCTCTCTTCTCACATAGTGAAATGCATTTTCTTTGCGCAGACAAAGACCTTTGTACTATAGAATAACGGCACCTATCTCTTTGTGCTATCGGTGGAAGTGTGTTCAACCTGTTCATGGTTCTTGAAGTATCATTTGATCTTCTTTAAGATCTTTGTTTTGTTTGGGGTC contains:
- the LOC129270876 gene encoding growth arrest and DNA damage-inducible protein GADD45 gamma-like, which gives rise to MTLGETELPYHDIDGDFIGDDAVMEAGYALREVLIRAKMENRLTCGVYQAARKLETSPERVMLCIHADLGIVDVAHQLHFALLEAFCSENQIRLFKVGDTAPLETICEGAAPLTPCTPTTPDSPADFSDLAEPLPRSQRTPDFTCVLVEFPEKMDSTCTTLFSLYDHLAEDMTFPQITLAT